The following are encoded together in the Xanthomonas vesicatoria ATCC 35937 genome:
- a CDS encoding potassium-transporting ATPase subunit F, whose protein sequence is MPAWLSLLCGVAVLVAAAYLLYVVLRPEDF, encoded by the coding sequence ATGCCTGCCTGGTTGTCCCTGCTGTGCGGAGTGGCCGTACTCGTTGCCGCCGCCTACCTGTTGTACGTAGTGCTGCGGCCCGAAGACTTCTGA